From Actinoplanes oblitus, a single genomic window includes:
- a CDS encoding glycosyltransferase family 4 protein, protein MGRTLLVTNDFPPRPGGIQQFVHNLAVRQPAGSVVVYSSTWKGAAAFDAEQPFEVVREDTGMLLPTPRVARRAAELARAHGCDSVLFGAAAPLGLLAHGLRRDAGITRAVGITHGHEIGWAALPGARGLLRRIARGNDVITYLGDYQRIRLDKALHGLTDLRRLAPGVDVDTFHPGVDGSAVRARHGLSGRPVVVCVSRLVPRKGQDMLIRALPEIRRRVPGAALLLVSGGPHRKTLARLAREHDVESDVVFTGSVPWNELPEHYAAGDVYAMPCRTRAAGLDVEGLGIVYLEASATGLPVVGGDSGGAPDAVREGETGYVVGGRDVPAIAARVAELLSDPDLARTMGKAGRAWVEREWRWETQAARLRRLLDPA, encoded by the coding sequence ATGGGGCGCACCCTGCTGGTCACCAATGACTTCCCGCCCCGGCCCGGCGGCATCCAGCAGTTCGTGCACAACCTGGCGGTGCGCCAGCCGGCCGGTTCGGTGGTGGTCTACTCGTCCACCTGGAAGGGCGCTGCCGCGTTCGACGCCGAGCAGCCGTTCGAGGTGGTCCGCGAGGACACCGGCATGCTGCTGCCCACCCCGCGGGTCGCCCGGCGGGCCGCCGAGCTGGCCCGGGCGCACGGCTGCGACAGCGTCCTGTTCGGCGCCGCCGCCCCGCTCGGCCTGCTCGCCCACGGCCTGCGCCGGGACGCCGGGATCACCCGGGCGGTCGGGATCACCCACGGGCACGAGATCGGCTGGGCGGCGCTGCCCGGCGCCCGCGGCCTGCTGCGCCGCATCGCCCGGGGCAACGACGTGATCACGTACCTGGGTGACTACCAGCGCATCCGCCTGGACAAGGCGCTGCACGGCCTGACCGACCTGCGGCGGCTCGCGCCCGGGGTCGACGTGGACACGTTCCACCCCGGCGTCGACGGTTCGGCGGTCCGCGCGCGGCACGGGCTGTCCGGCCGCCCGGTGGTCGTCTGCGTGTCCCGGCTGGTTCCGCGCAAGGGCCAGGACATGTTGATCCGTGCCCTTCCGGAGATCCGCCGCCGCGTCCCGGGTGCCGCGTTGCTGCTGGTCAGTGGTGGCCCGCACCGCAAGACGCTGGCCCGCCTGGCGCGCGAGCACGACGTCGAGTCCGACGTGGTCTTCACCGGCTCGGTCCCGTGGAACGAGCTGCCCGAGCACTACGCGGCCGGCGACGTCTACGCGATGCCGTGCCGCACCCGGGCCGCCGGCCTGGACGTCGAGGGTCTCGGCATCGTCTACCTGGAGGCTTCGGCGACCGGCCTGCCGGTGGTCGGCGGCGACTCCGGCGGCGCCCCGGACGCGGTCCGCGAGGGCGAGACGGGTTACGTGGTCGGTGGCCGCGACGTGCCCGCCATCGCCGCCCGCGTGGCAGAGCTGCTGTCCGATCCTGATCTCGCCAGGACGATGGGCAAGGCGGGCCGCGCCTGGGTCGAGCGGGAGTGGCGCTGGGAGACCCAGGCGGCCCGGCTGCGGCGCCTGCTCGATCCGGCCTGA
- a CDS encoding NYN domain-containing protein, with the protein MTLAAAALPGLPGDEIPVALRRVARFAPNRRARLGGREIAAQLTADPLFRQRIGARIVTEAGDLGAAVTAGVAPAAADPVEVAALAYLARPDGWRELIDAAGDVVRADADSAAQADRLRAAEQRATRAEHDRAVARVEADKLRDELARVREELGQLREEARTTAKALRDALAAQKRAADLLATEKGRASRAALDHEAEIRRMRSRLADAEASAATGKQAAKDARAVDDARLWLLLETIGQAATGLRRELALDPTDKLPADFVADAAADRPGAPERSRARAQDTDDPGRLDQLLALPRAHLIVDGYNVTKRGFADMSLEQQRKRLITGLGGIAAQTGDEVTVVFDGAERVHGLPPAPRGVRVLFSRKGTTADELIRQLVRAEPPGRPLVVVSSDREVADGVRRHGAYPMGADSLLRRLARS; encoded by the coding sequence ATGACGCTGGCCGCCGCGGCGCTGCCCGGCCTGCCCGGCGACGAGATCCCGGTCGCGCTGCGCCGGGTGGCCCGCTTCGCGCCGAACCGGCGGGCCCGGCTCGGCGGCCGGGAGATCGCCGCCCAGCTCACCGCGGACCCGCTGTTCCGGCAGCGGATCGGCGCCCGGATCGTCACCGAGGCCGGTGACCTGGGTGCCGCGGTGACCGCCGGGGTCGCCCCGGCCGCCGCCGACCCGGTCGAGGTCGCGGCGCTGGCCTACCTGGCCCGGCCGGACGGCTGGCGGGAGCTGATCGACGCGGCCGGCGACGTGGTCCGGGCCGACGCGGACAGCGCCGCCCAGGCCGACCGGCTGCGCGCCGCCGAGCAGCGCGCCACCCGGGCCGAGCACGACCGGGCGGTGGCCCGGGTGGAGGCCGATAAGCTGCGCGACGAGTTGGCCCGGGTCCGCGAGGAGCTCGGCCAGCTGCGCGAGGAGGCGCGCACCACGGCCAAAGCGCTGCGCGACGCGCTGGCCGCGCAGAAACGCGCCGCCGACCTGCTGGCCACCGAGAAGGGCCGCGCGTCGCGTGCCGCTCTCGATCACGAGGCGGAGATCCGCCGGATGCGGTCCCGCCTCGCCGACGCCGAGGCCAGCGCCGCCACCGGCAAGCAGGCGGCCAAGGACGCCCGGGCGGTCGACGACGCCCGCCTCTGGCTGCTGCTCGAGACGATCGGGCAGGCGGCCACCGGGCTGCGCCGCGAGCTGGCCCTGGATCCGACCGACAAGCTCCCCGCCGACTTCGTGGCCGACGCGGCGGCGGACCGGCCCGGCGCCCCGGAGCGGTCCCGTGCCCGGGCTCAGGACACCGACGACCCGGGCCGGCTCGACCAGCTGCTCGCACTGCCCCGCGCCCACCTGATCGTGGACGGTTACAACGTCACCAAGCGCGGCTTCGCCGACATGTCTCTGGAGCAGCAGCGCAAACGCCTGATCACCGGACTGGGCGGGATCGCCGCGCAGACCGGCGACGAGGTCACCGTGGTCTTCGACGGGGCCGAGCGGGTGCACGGGCTGCCGCCCGCGCCGCGTGGCGTCCGGGTGCTCTTCTCCCGCAAGGGCACCACCGCCGACGAGCTGATCCGGCAGCTGGTCCGGGCGGAGCCGCCGGGCCGCCCGCTCGTGGTGGTCTCCTCGGACCGGGAGGTGGCCGACGGCGTGCGCCGGCACGGTGCCTATCCGATGGGCGCGGACTCGCTGCTGCGCCGGCTCGCTCGCTCCTGA
- a CDS encoding M48 family metallopeptidase → MTPRWWALVVFGVLLVALVLFAALTVPWHRTPAPRADQVAALGQFPSEQVARARQFRAELRPGSYLSMALGLLVALLLGLTPIGARLVELAGRPFGDHWLARAVLGGLLVVLAGELLTVPLAAWRHTIVVRYGISTQSWGGWGADLAKSLLVGAVLGGLALAGFFTVTHFAPRWWWAFGAAGAAGLVVLLSFVLPVVVEPIFNRFTPMPDGPLRTELIQLADRDGVPVKDVLVADASRRTRAVNAYVSGLGPTRRIVVYDTMLTEATPDEVVSVAAHELGHAKDGDVLTGTLLGALGAALAVIAVYLLGSWTGLLRLAGVDSIGEPRAIGLLLAVAAVAGLVAGPGQAFVSRRIEARADRHALDLTGDPQTFEAMQRRLGTVNLSDPDPPTWEFLMFASHPSTVQRMAAARAYARGER, encoded by the coding sequence ATGACTCCCCGGTGGTGGGCCCTCGTCGTGTTCGGGGTGCTTCTCGTGGCGCTCGTGCTGTTCGCGGCGCTGACCGTGCCCTGGCATCGCACCCCCGCGCCGCGCGCCGATCAGGTGGCCGCGCTCGGCCAGTTCCCGTCCGAGCAGGTGGCCCGGGCCCGGCAGTTCCGGGCCGAGCTGCGTCCGGGCAGCTACCTGAGCATGGCGCTGGGCCTGCTGGTGGCGCTGCTGCTGGGGCTCACCCCGATCGGCGCCCGGCTGGTCGAGCTGGCCGGCCGGCCGTTCGGCGACCACTGGCTGGCCCGGGCGGTGCTCGGCGGCCTGCTCGTGGTGCTCGCCGGCGAGCTGCTCACCGTGCCGCTCGCGGCCTGGCGGCACACCATCGTGGTGCGTTACGGCATCTCCACCCAGTCCTGGGGCGGCTGGGGCGCCGACCTGGCCAAATCGCTGCTGGTCGGCGCGGTGCTGGGCGGGCTCGCGCTGGCCGGCTTCTTCACCGTCACGCACTTCGCGCCCCGCTGGTGGTGGGCGTTCGGCGCGGCCGGCGCGGCCGGGCTCGTCGTGCTGCTCTCCTTCGTGCTCCCGGTGGTGGTCGAGCCGATCTTCAACAGGTTCACCCCGATGCCGGACGGTCCGCTGCGCACCGAGCTGATCCAGCTCGCCGACCGCGACGGCGTGCCGGTCAAGGACGTGCTGGTCGCCGACGCGTCCCGGCGCACCCGGGCGGTCAACGCCTATGTCTCCGGCCTGGGCCCGACCCGGCGCATCGTCGTCTACGACACCATGCTCACCGAGGCCACCCCCGACGAGGTGGTCTCGGTGGCCGCGCACGAGCTCGGGCACGCCAAGGACGGCGACGTGCTCACTGGGACGCTGCTCGGCGCGCTCGGCGCCGCGCTCGCGGTGATCGCGGTCTACCTGCTCGGCTCCTGGACCGGGCTGCTCCGGCTGGCCGGGGTGGACTCGATCGGCGAGCCGCGGGCGATCGGCCTGCTGCTCGCCGTGGCCGCTGTCGCCGGGCTGGTGGCCGGCCCGGGCCAGGCGTTCGTCTCCCGGCGGATCGAGGCCCGCGCCGACCGGCACGCCCTGGACCTGACCGGCGACCCGCAGACCTTCGAGGCCATGCAGCGCCGCCTCGGCACCGTGAACCTGTCCGATCCTGATCCGCCGACCTGGGAGTTCCTGATGTTCGCCTCGCACCCGTCCACCGTGCAGCGGATGGCCGCGGCCCGCGCGTACGCCCGGGGTGAGCGCTGA
- a CDS encoding NUDIX domain-containing protein, with translation MNISRQLRGLAYQVFYGLPLPVRRHVARAVSPKFLVGAVAVIRDSEAAEPGRVLLLRQPSSRGWGLPAGLLKRGELPAVGAARELFEESGVRIEPGDLRPGNPNAILHPNAANVDMVWFGWVPASSTPLVVDGGEVLEARWFPLDDLPPLTWPTARLLGIYGLGPRAGELPPSVTVSDTAPTRPASAP, from the coding sequence GTGAACATCTCTCGGCAGTTGCGCGGCCTTGCCTACCAAGTGTTCTACGGGCTGCCCCTGCCGGTGCGCCGTCACGTGGCCCGGGCCGTCTCCCCCAAGTTCCTGGTCGGGGCGGTCGCCGTGATCCGCGACTCGGAGGCCGCCGAGCCGGGGCGGGTGCTGCTGCTGCGCCAGCCGTCGAGCCGCGGCTGGGGCCTGCCGGCCGGCCTGCTCAAGCGTGGCGAGCTGCCCGCCGTCGGCGCCGCCCGCGAGCTGTTCGAGGAGTCCGGCGTCCGGATCGAGCCCGGTGACCTGCGCCCCGGCAATCCGAACGCGATCCTGCACCCCAACGCGGCGAATGTCGACATGGTCTGGTTCGGCTGGGTGCCGGCGTCCAGCACGCCGCTGGTGGTCGACGGCGGCGAGGTCCTGGAGGCCCGCTGGTTCCCGCTCGACGACCTGCCCCCGCTCACCTGGCCGACCGCGCGCCTGCTCGGCATCTACGGCCTCGGCCCGCGAGCCGGCGAGCTGCCGCCGTCGGTCACCGTCTCCGACACCGCACCGACCCGCCCGGCCTCCGCACCGTGA
- a CDS encoding DEDD exonuclease domain-containing protein, translating into MAQPAYVQGTLDTLLSADGSVDPAAVSLADTTFVVLDLETTGGAPDGGGITEIGAVKVRGGQRLGEFGTLVNPGEPLPPFITVLTGITEAMLRPAPPIETVLPALLEFLRGAVLVAHNAPYDVGFLKAACARHGYPWPAPRVLDTAALARRALTRDEVPNRKLGTLAHFFRSTVEPNHRALDDAKATVDVLHGLIERLGSYKVHTLGDAIEFAKAITPAQRNRRHLADNLPHVPGVYIFRAADDRPLYVGTSKDVATRVRSYFTAGEKRARISEMLTAAVRVEAVECAHALEAEVRELRLIASHAPPYNRRSKYPERMVWLKLTAEAFPRLSVVRRFADDGGTYLGPFSSRRTAELAAAGVYDAVPLRQCNHKLSLRVKTPACALAELGRCPAPCEHEITREDYDVRAALPFRVATSGDPGPVIEAILARIDTLSDRQRYEEATTLRSRLIALLRALIRMQKLDALTRLPEIVAARRNDKGGWEIAVVRHGRLAAAATSPPREHPRPTLDAAKLTAETVLPGPGPVPAASAEETERVLAWLERVDTRLVETSGDWVSPARGAARFTALLSRAEAAASAQDSTVRLSVTDRSDDARSLRL; encoded by the coding sequence GTGGCACAACCGGCTTATGTGCAGGGCACTCTGGACACGCTGCTGTCCGCCGACGGCTCGGTGGATCCGGCCGCCGTCTCGCTCGCCGACACCACGTTCGTGGTGCTCGACCTGGAGACCACCGGTGGCGCTCCGGACGGCGGCGGGATCACCGAGATCGGCGCGGTCAAGGTTCGTGGCGGCCAGCGGCTGGGCGAGTTCGGCACGCTGGTCAACCCGGGTGAGCCGCTGCCGCCGTTCATCACCGTCCTGACCGGCATCACCGAGGCGATGCTGCGCCCCGCCCCGCCGATCGAGACGGTGCTGCCGGCCCTGCTGGAGTTCCTCCGCGGCGCCGTGCTGGTCGCCCACAACGCGCCCTACGACGTGGGGTTTCTCAAGGCCGCCTGCGCCCGGCACGGCTATCCGTGGCCGGCGCCCCGGGTGCTGGACACCGCCGCGCTGGCCCGCCGCGCGCTGACCCGCGACGAGGTGCCGAACCGGAAGCTCGGCACCCTGGCCCACTTCTTCCGGTCCACCGTCGAGCCCAACCACCGGGCGCTGGACGACGCCAAGGCCACGGTCGACGTGCTGCACGGCCTGATCGAGCGCCTGGGCAGCTACAAGGTGCACACCCTGGGCGACGCGATCGAGTTCGCCAAGGCGATCACCCCGGCCCAGCGCAACCGCCGGCACCTGGCCGACAACCTGCCGCACGTCCCCGGGGTCTACATCTTCCGCGCCGCCGACGACCGCCCGCTCTACGTCGGCACCTCCAAGGACGTCGCCACCCGGGTGCGGAGCTATTTCACCGCCGGCGAGAAACGCGCCCGGATCTCCGAGATGCTCACCGCGGCGGTCCGGGTGGAGGCGGTGGAGTGCGCCCACGCGCTCGAGGCGGAGGTGCGGGAGCTGCGCCTGATCGCCTCGCACGCCCCGCCGTACAACCGCCGTTCCAAGTACCCGGAGCGGATGGTCTGGCTGAAGCTGACGGCCGAGGCGTTCCCGCGGCTGTCGGTGGTCCGCCGGTTCGCCGACGACGGCGGGACCTACCTGGGCCCGTTCTCCTCCCGGCGCACCGCTGAGCTGGCCGCCGCCGGGGTCTATGACGCCGTGCCGCTGCGACAGTGCAATCACAAGCTCTCGCTGCGGGTGAAAACTCCGGCCTGCGCCCTGGCCGAGCTGGGCCGCTGCCCGGCGCCGTGCGAGCACGAGATCACCCGGGAGGATTACGACGTGCGGGCCGCCCTCCCGTTCCGGGTCGCCACTTCGGGGGACCCCGGTCCGGTGATCGAGGCGATCCTGGCCCGCATCGACACGCTCAGCGACCGGCAGCGCTACGAGGAGGCCACCACCCTCCGCTCCCGCTTGATCGCCCTGCTGCGGGCGCTCATCCGGATGCAGAAACTGGACGCGCTGACCCGGCTGCCGGAGATCGTCGCCGCCCGGCGGAACGACAAGGGTGGCTGGGAGATCGCCGTGGTGCGGCACGGCCGGCTGGCCGCGGCGGCCACCTCCCCGCCCCGTGAGCACCCGAGACCCACCCTGGACGCGGCGAAACTGACAGCCGAGACGGTCCTTCCCGGACCGGGCCCGGTGCCGGCCGCGTCCGCCGAGGAGACCGAGCGGGTCCTCGCGTGGCTGGAGCGGGTGGACACCCGCTTGGTGGAAACCTCCGGCGACTGGGTGTCACCGGCCCGTGGCGCGGCGCGATTCACCGCCCTCCTCAGCAGGGCCGAGGCGGCCGCTTCGGCCCAAGACTCGACCGTTCGCCTATCAGTAACTGACCGTTCGGATGACGCTCGCTCGCTTAGGCTGTAA
- a CDS encoding RelA/SpoT family protein — translation MDVDAGHGAALGRALPAATSQAGSSSPLNFTRRLRSLLNFQGNDDDPVSTLARTHRSIHPSADVALLRRSYSIAESMHRGQFRKSGDPYITHPLAVAQICAELGMDTTTLVASLLHDTVEDTSYTLEALEGDFGPEVTHLVDGVTKFDKAFYGKAAEGETIRKMIVAAGKDVRVLVIKLADRLHNMRTLDARSPASRARIANATLDVLVPLCDRLGIQALKRDLDDVVLFHLEPDAFARIDEHVKNRPGWNEYLADVSGKARTALRRSRVDAEVTPRPRHYYSIWKDTVAGGHTVPLDLPRIAVVVDGPDTDCYAALGAIHGRWRPVAGRFKDFIASPKNNLYRSLHTTVVGPEGRLVEVLIRTETMHRYSEYGVATSYRYPKVSDEPPGADQLTWLKRVLDWQQDTTDAAEFLDSLRCDLAEAQITVFAHGNAYELPSGSTPVDLAYELGPQKGDQCLAATINGRLAPLSSPLRDGDVVEIFSENDGQTEVEPNAPRGPRKEWLGFVKSSQAQMQINRYFDERNEPGISIADKVRLGRATIGLTLRKHDRGLASEVPLRRLAEDLGYPDLETLLVAVCDRAVEPDAVVEQLIAMVDHPD, via the coding sequence GTGGACGTCGACGCCGGCCACGGCGCCGCTCTCGGTCGTGCCCTGCCGGCCGCCACGTCCCAGGCCGGCTCCTCGAGCCCGCTGAACTTCACCCGCCGGTTGCGTTCGCTGCTGAACTTTCAGGGCAATGACGACGATCCGGTCTCGACGCTGGCGCGTACGCACCGGTCCATCCATCCGTCGGCCGATGTGGCCCTGCTCCGGCGCAGCTACTCGATCGCCGAGAGCATGCACCGCGGCCAGTTCCGCAAGTCCGGCGACCCCTACATCACGCATCCGCTCGCCGTCGCGCAGATCTGCGCCGAGCTCGGCATGGACACCACCACGCTGGTCGCCTCGCTGCTGCACGACACGGTGGAGGACACCAGCTACACGCTGGAGGCGCTGGAGGGCGACTTCGGTCCCGAGGTGACCCACCTGGTCGACGGCGTGACCAAGTTCGACAAGGCGTTCTACGGCAAGGCCGCCGAGGGCGAGACGATCCGCAAGATGATCGTCGCGGCCGGCAAGGACGTCCGGGTGCTGGTGATCAAGCTGGCCGACCGGCTGCACAACATGCGGACGCTGGACGCCCGCTCCCCCGCCTCCCGGGCCCGGATCGCCAACGCCACGCTGGACGTGCTGGTCCCGCTCTGCGACCGGCTCGGCATCCAGGCGCTCAAGCGCGATCTGGACGACGTGGTGCTCTTCCACCTGGAGCCGGACGCCTTCGCCCGGATCGACGAGCACGTGAAAAACCGTCCCGGCTGGAACGAGTACCTGGCCGACGTCTCCGGCAAGGCGCGCACCGCGCTGCGCCGCTCCCGGGTCGACGCCGAGGTGACCCCGCGTCCCCGGCACTACTACTCGATCTGGAAGGACACCGTCGCCGGCGGCCACACCGTGCCGCTCGACCTGCCCCGGATCGCGGTGGTGGTGGACGGGCCGGACACCGACTGCTACGCGGCGCTCGGCGCGATCCACGGCCGCTGGCGCCCGGTCGCCGGCCGGTTCAAGGACTTCATCGCCTCGCCGAAAAACAACCTGTACCGCTCGCTGCACACCACCGTGGTCGGTCCGGAGGGACGCCTCGTCGAGGTCCTGATCCGCACCGAGACCATGCATCGGTACTCGGAGTACGGCGTCGCCACCAGCTACCGATATCCGAAGGTGTCCGACGAGCCACCCGGCGCCGACCAGCTGACCTGGCTGAAACGTGTGCTCGACTGGCAGCAGGACACCACCGACGCGGCCGAGTTCCTCGATTCGCTCCGATGTGACCTCGCCGAGGCCCAGATCACCGTCTTCGCCCACGGCAACGCCTACGAGTTACCCAGTGGCTCCACCCCGGTCGACCTGGCGTACGAATTGGGCCCGCAGAAGGGCGACCAGTGCCTGGCCGCCACCATCAACGGACGTCTCGCCCCCCTCAGCTCCCCCCTCCGTGACGGTGACGTCGTCGAGATCTTCTCGGAGAACGACGGGCAGACCGAGGTCGAGCCGAACGCGCCACGCGGCCCCCGCAAGGAGTGGCTCGGGTTCGTCAAGTCGAGCCAGGCGCAGATGCAGATCAACCGCTACTTCGACGAGCGGAACGAGCCCGGCATCAGCATCGCCGACAAGGTGCGTCTCGGCCGGGCCACCATCGGTCTCACCCTCCGCAAACACGATCGCGGCCTGGCCAGCGAGGTGCCGCTGCGCCGCCTGGCCGAGGACCTCGGCTACCCCGACCTGGAGACCCTGCTGGTCGCGGTCTGCGACCGCGCTGTCGAGCCGGACGCGGTGGTCGAGCAGCTCATCGCGATGGTCGACCACCCGGACTGA
- a CDS encoding TlpA family protein disulfide reductase yields the protein MVDAGDAGRLDGALLERLGVEPGRVTLLQFSTAFCAPCRAVRRVSAEVAGLLPAVRHIEVDAESHLDEVRALRISRTPTLLILDADGRVTRRATGVPTKPHLIAALAGLLAA from the coding sequence GTGGTGGATGCGGGGGATGCCGGGCGGCTCGACGGCGCGTTGCTGGAGCGGCTCGGGGTCGAGCCCGGCCGGGTCACGCTGTTGCAGTTCTCCACCGCGTTCTGCGCGCCATGCCGGGCGGTGCGCCGGGTCAGCGCCGAGGTGGCCGGCCTGCTCCCGGCGGTGCGGCACATCGAGGTCGACGCCGAGAGCCACCTCGACGAGGTGCGCGCCCTGCGGATCTCGCGGACGCCGACACTGCTGATCCTCGACGCGGACGGCCGGGTGACCCGCCGCGCCACCGGTGTTCCGACGAAGCCGCACCTGATCGCGGCGCTGGCCGGCCTGCTGGCGGCCTGA
- a CDS encoding ABC transporter ATP-binding protein: MPDAAGDPGRPVARDDPAADAAGDPGRPVARDDRAADAAGDPGGRVAVGDAVFGAVDDSGASAARGDGGAAADGTTMLETGGDGELDVPYWLTSTQEAANTGFLRMLRRLPHLLKDAWLLAWRAGPGTTTAVLVLQVAAGVAGALGLISTVGVFDGLLQAGPTPERVRAAVPSLVLLVVALAVRGLLTNAATATHGRLSPAVYEAAENRLLDLTTRVDLATFDDPDWRDAMERARDRGIPAAQQVVDFGIEVLTNLVGLVAAAGVLAVLHPILLPLLVLAAVPSGWAAVRAARLNYRSELKLIAVWRRQRMLAYLLAAREPAGELRAFTVRRFLLAEVARLLRISTAEEIRVVTRSVRTNLYGQALSGLISGLAYLVLLWLLSTGRMELAVGGAAAYAINIGIGKLRELAFSVNRVYEQGLYFADFQGFCAMSLAHAEPSPELRAPAGFGEIRLDRVTFRYPDAERAAVDGITMTLRRGEIIALVGENGSGKSTLAAVLAGLYRPQQGTITWDGVNVSRFHPESLRDRVAVVMQEPTRWPLSARANIAIGRHDRPASLAQVQESARAGDAHEFVMELARKYDTLLSRHFTDGADLSGGQWQRLAVSRAFHRDAPLLICDEPTANLDARAEHEVYRRLRDLAAGRTVVLITHRMASVREADRIFVLDHGRVVEEGDHDELLAADGIYAQLFTLQASAYQSA, encoded by the coding sequence GTGCCCGATGCCGCCGGTGATCCCGGCCGGCCCGTCGCGCGCGACGACCCCGCCGCCGATGCCGCCGGTGATCCCGGCCGGCCCGTCGCGCGCGACGACCGCGCCGCCGATGCCGCCGGTGATCCCGGTGGACGGGTCGCGGTCGGTGACGCCGTGTTCGGGGCCGTCGATGATTCCGGTGCGTCCGCCGCGCGCGGCGATGGCGGTGCGGCAGCGGACGGCACCACGATGCTGGAGACCGGGGGCGACGGTGAGCTGGACGTGCCCTACTGGCTGACCAGCACGCAGGAGGCCGCGAACACCGGTTTCCTGCGGATGCTGCGGCGGCTTCCGCACCTGCTCAAGGACGCCTGGCTGCTGGCCTGGCGGGCCGGCCCGGGTACCACGACCGCCGTGCTGGTGCTGCAGGTCGCCGCCGGGGTGGCCGGGGCGCTCGGGCTGATCAGCACGGTCGGCGTGTTCGACGGACTGCTGCAGGCCGGGCCCACGCCGGAACGGGTGCGGGCCGCCGTACCGTCGCTGGTCTTGCTCGTGGTGGCCCTGGCCGTGCGCGGCCTGCTGACGAACGCCGCGACCGCGACCCACGGCCGTCTGTCGCCGGCGGTCTATGAGGCCGCCGAGAACCGCCTGCTCGACCTGACCACCCGGGTCGACCTGGCCACCTTCGACGATCCGGACTGGCGGGACGCCATGGAGCGGGCCCGCGATCGCGGGATCCCGGCCGCGCAGCAGGTGGTCGACTTCGGCATCGAGGTGCTCACCAACCTGGTCGGGCTGGTCGCCGCGGCCGGTGTGCTCGCCGTGCTGCACCCGATCCTGCTGCCGCTGCTGGTGCTGGCGGCGGTGCCGAGCGGCTGGGCGGCGGTCCGCGCGGCCCGGCTCAACTACCGCAGCGAGCTGAAACTGATAGCGGTCTGGCGGCGTCAGCGGATGCTCGCCTACCTCCTGGCGGCCCGGGAACCGGCCGGCGAACTACGTGCCTTCACGGTCCGCCGGTTCCTGCTCGCCGAGGTCGCCCGGCTGCTGCGGATCTCCACCGCCGAGGAGATCCGGGTGGTCACCCGCTCGGTCCGCACCAACCTGTACGGCCAGGCGCTCAGCGGCCTGATCAGCGGACTCGCCTACCTGGTGCTGCTCTGGCTGCTCTCGACCGGCCGGATGGAACTGGCCGTCGGGGGCGCCGCCGCCTACGCCATCAACATCGGCATCGGCAAGCTCCGCGAGCTGGCCTTCTCGGTGAACCGGGTGTACGAGCAGGGCCTCTACTTCGCCGACTTCCAGGGGTTCTGCGCGATGTCGCTGGCGCACGCCGAGCCGTCGCCGGAGCTGCGTGCCCCGGCCGGCTTCGGCGAGATCCGGCTGGACCGGGTGACCTTCCGCTACCCGGACGCCGAGCGGGCGGCGGTCGACGGGATCACCATGACCCTGCGCCGCGGCGAGATCATCGCGCTGGTCGGCGAGAACGGCTCCGGCAAGTCGACGCTGGCCGCCGTGCTGGCCGGGCTGTACCGCCCGCAGCAGGGAACGATCACCTGGGACGGGGTGAACGTCTCCCGGTTTCATCCGGAGTCGCTGCGGGATCGGGTCGCGGTGGTGATGCAGGAGCCGACCCGGTGGCCGCTGTCGGCCCGCGCCAACATCGCGATCGGCCGGCACGACCGTCCGGCGTCGCTGGCCCAGGTGCAGGAGTCGGCCCGGGCCGGGGACGCCCACGAGTTCGTGATGGAGCTGGCCCGTAAGTACGACACCCTGCTGTCCCGGCACTTCACCGACGGCGCGGACCTGTCCGGCGGGCAGTGGCAGCGGCTCGCGGTGAGCCGGGCGTTCCACCGGGACGCGCCGCTGCTGATCTGCGACGAGCCGACGGCGAACCTCGACGCGCGGGCCGAGCACGAGGTCTATCGGCGGCTGCGGGACCTGGCGGCCGGCAGGACGGTGGTGCTGATCACGCACCGGATGGCGAGCGTCCGGGAGGCCGACCGGATCTTCGTGCTGGACCACGGGAGGGTCGTCGAGGAGGGCGACCACGATGAGTTGCTGGCGGCTGACGGGATCTACGCGCAGTTGTTCACGTTGCAGGCCAGCGCCTATCAGTCCGCCTGA